A region from the Polyangium spumosum genome encodes:
- the tnpC gene encoding IS66 family transposase, whose amino-acid sequence MNFETENDPEILRQAALLLERENQKLAKKIIELTRELLTLKGGDPEQLKLRIAELERQIASKNRMLFGEKSERRASDEESAPPAPPTPPKPPQKGHGPKAQPSLPIEEVPHVLDEADRVCSACGEMLDVWEGQFEQSEEVDVVPRRFVLKLHKRQKYRCRCGGCVETAPGPLKLFEGARYSIDFAIEVASEKYHDHAPLERQVRKMRREGLVVESQTLWDQIERLARLLAPGHEALVQYQLAQGVLGVDETRWPLLGKSEPSRWYAWSMVSTNAVAYRILDGRSTEEARKMLGGYKGVVMCDAYAVYKSLAKTEGFTLAHCWAHVRREFIEAEVSFPAEAKVVLDLIRGLYAVEAKCKPAPDGDEERLALRQAESKVLVERIRAFAETTNVVPKSRLDGAIQYMVGIWSGLTRFLSDPRITLDNNHTERAERGVVVGRKNHYGSRSRRGTEVAALFYSFIESAKLCGIDPKAYLRTATVAALRGERIPLPHEVAASPSGAS is encoded by the coding sequence ATGAATTTCGAGACCGAGAACGACCCCGAGATCCTCCGCCAGGCGGCGCTGCTGCTCGAACGCGAGAACCAGAAGCTCGCGAAGAAGATCATCGAGCTGACGCGAGAGCTGCTCACGTTGAAGGGCGGCGACCCCGAGCAGCTCAAGCTGCGCATCGCCGAGCTCGAGCGGCAGATCGCCTCGAAGAACCGCATGCTCTTTGGCGAGAAATCGGAGCGGCGCGCGAGTGACGAGGAGAGCGCGCCGCCCGCGCCGCCCACGCCGCCGAAGCCCCCGCAGAAAGGGCACGGTCCCAAAGCGCAGCCGTCGTTGCCGATCGAGGAGGTCCCCCACGTCCTCGACGAGGCCGATCGGGTGTGCAGCGCGTGTGGCGAGATGCTCGACGTCTGGGAGGGGCAATTCGAGCAATCGGAAGAGGTCGATGTCGTGCCGCGCCGCTTCGTGCTGAAGCTGCACAAGCGGCAAAAGTATCGTTGCCGGTGCGGCGGCTGCGTCGAGACGGCGCCGGGGCCCTTGAAGCTCTTCGAGGGGGCGCGCTACTCGATTGATTTCGCCATCGAGGTCGCGAGCGAGAAGTACCACGACCACGCTCCGCTGGAGCGCCAGGTGCGGAAGATGCGACGCGAGGGGCTGGTCGTGGAGTCGCAGACGCTCTGGGATCAGATCGAGCGCCTGGCGAGGCTGCTCGCCCCTGGACACGAGGCGCTGGTGCAATACCAGCTCGCGCAGGGCGTCCTCGGGGTCGACGAGACGCGATGGCCGCTGCTCGGCAAGAGCGAGCCGTCGCGATGGTATGCTTGGTCGATGGTTTCGACGAACGCGGTCGCCTATCGAATCCTCGATGGCCGCTCGACCGAGGAGGCCAGGAAGATGCTCGGCGGGTACAAGGGCGTCGTCATGTGCGACGCCTATGCCGTGTACAAATCGCTGGCGAAGACGGAAGGCTTCACGCTCGCGCACTGCTGGGCGCATGTGCGGAGGGAATTCATCGAGGCCGAGGTGTCGTTTCCCGCGGAGGCGAAGGTGGTGCTCGATCTGATTCGTGGCCTCTACGCGGTGGAAGCGAAGTGCAAGCCGGCTCCCGACGGAGATGAAGAGCGTCTCGCGCTGCGGCAGGCGGAATCGAAGGTGCTCGTGGAGCGCATTCGAGCCTTCGCGGAGACGACGAACGTGGTGCCCAAGAGCCGGCTGGATGGGGCGATCCAGTACATGGTGGGTATCTGGAGCGGGCTGACGCGATTCCTTTCGGATCCGCGGATCACGCTCGACAACAACCATACCGAGAGAGCGGAGCGCGGCGTCGTGGTCGGGCGAAAGAACCACTACGGGTCGCGCTCGCGGCGAGGAACCGAGGTCGCGGCGCTCTTCTATTCCTTCATCGAGAGCGCGAAGCTCTGCGGGATCGATCCGAAGGCGTATCTGCGGACGGCGACGGTCGCAGCTCTGCGTGGGGAGCGGATTCCGCTGCCGCACGAGGTCGCGGCGTCGCCGTCGGGCGCAAGCTGA
- a CDS encoding HNH endonuclease has translation MNEDDFPERVKLELARRVAYLCSNPGCSAPTSGPHTDPTKSVRIGEAAHICGKERDAKRYDPAMASEERRAIDNGIWLCRNCHKQIDTDEQRFTVELLRLWKLRAELAASDQLGKPKESQERRSSEHRGPLVASYNQRGGQTALQIVNNAPPARTLGGRTMPASYVSLIRLKRVDPPRVAVCSDHPETLQFGWDITEALLQLGLLDRKRGLDRLINSGIRRLTVESMASDTDEPLWYFAEWLRGEDFELDYVNRRNRNQIIIPQQ, from the coding sequence ATGAATGAGGATGACTTTCCCGAGAGGGTCAAGCTCGAACTCGCCCGCCGAGTAGCATACCTGTGCTCCAATCCAGGTTGTAGCGCGCCCACCTCCGGCCCCCATACCGACCCAACTAAATCCGTGAGGATTGGGGAAGCCGCGCATATATGCGGCAAGGAAAGAGACGCCAAACGATACGATCCTGCCATGGCCAGCGAGGAGCGCAGGGCTATCGACAATGGCATCTGGCTTTGCCGGAATTGCCACAAGCAGATTGATACCGATGAGCAACGATTTACGGTCGAACTGCTGAGGCTTTGGAAATTAAGGGCCGAACTAGCCGCCTCCGACCAGCTCGGCAAACCCAAAGAATCGCAAGAGCGGCGTTCGAGCGAACATCGCGGTCCACTGGTAGCTTCATACAATCAACGCGGCGGGCAGACGGCATTACAAATTGTCAACAACGCACCACCGGCTCGGACGTTGGGCGGTCGCACAATGCCAGCGTCTTACGTAAGTCTCATTCGATTGAAACGGGTCGATCCGCCGCGTGTCGCGGTATGCTCGGATCATCCGGAAACACTCCAGTTCGGCTGGGACATCACCGAAGCGCTTCTACAACTTGGATTGTTGGATCGAAAACGCGGCCTCGATCGACTGATCAACAGCGGCATTAGGCGACTCACTGTAGAGTCGATGGCCTCGGACACGGATGAACCGTTGTGGTACTTTGCTGAATGGCTACGCGGCGAAGATTTCGAGCTTGATTACGTGAACAGGCGCAACAGGAACCAGATAATCATCCCCCAGCAATAG
- a CDS encoding toll/interleukin-1 receptor domain-containing protein — MSIKPLRDLSQRARVQLKGLLLLSEPHWPRAAGIGLNQEFISGRPAPIFDAVNPLLQESVGLDLQQVGCFSTADACLKLPANDLVDFLYAAQAYLVREANRTSGRTVPIAPVEFGRRALEILTSTDSSDTIDAGKDMNHVLAFISHSSRDKELAKALVDCLEACIQFIGAESAIRCTSVEGHQLDPGDHAGEVLRQNLEQCKVVLGLLTKEGLKSSFVTMELGAAWALKKRTCALLTRDVAFSRIPGPLRERHAIKVESAEQMTQLMESIAKETGLQMRSATKVAAEVNQFVAKAARLAGKPTG; from the coding sequence ATGTCGATCAAACCGCTGCGGGACCTTTCCCAGCGCGCTCGCGTACAGCTGAAGGGGCTACTCCTGCTTTCAGAGCCGCACTGGCCCAGAGCTGCTGGCATCGGATTAAACCAAGAGTTTATCAGCGGGAGACCTGCTCCAATATTCGACGCTGTGAACCCCCTCCTTCAGGAGAGCGTCGGGTTGGACCTTCAGCAAGTAGGGTGCTTCTCGACCGCGGACGCGTGCTTAAAGCTTCCTGCGAATGACTTGGTTGACTTTTTATATGCCGCGCAGGCGTATCTCGTCCGCGAAGCTAACCGGACTTCCGGACGCACTGTCCCTATAGCGCCGGTCGAATTTGGACGCCGCGCACTCGAAATACTTACGTCCACCGATTCCAGCGATACTATAGACGCAGGCAAGGATATGAATCACGTTCTCGCTTTTATCAGTCACTCATCCAGGGACAAGGAACTTGCCAAGGCACTGGTAGATTGCCTTGAAGCCTGCATCCAGTTCATAGGAGCGGAAAGCGCGATTCGCTGCACCTCTGTGGAGGGGCACCAACTCGACCCAGGTGATCACGCAGGGGAAGTTCTTCGCCAAAACCTGGAGCAGTGTAAGGTTGTGCTTGGGCTCCTCACGAAGGAGGGTCTAAAATCAAGCTTTGTCACTATGGAGCTTGGAGCCGCATGGGCCCTTAAAAAAAGAACATGCGCACTGCTGACACGCGACGTGGCCTTTAGTCGCATTCCTGGGCCTTTGAGGGAGCGACACGCCATCAAAGTGGAGTCTGCCGAGCAAATGACGCAGCTGATGGAGTCGATCGCCAAAGAGACAGGCTTGCAAATGAGGTCTGCAACCAAGGTCGCGGCCGAAGTGAACCAGTTCGTGGCCAAGGCAGCTCGGCTAGCCGGCAAGCCGACAGGCTAG
- the tnpB gene encoding IS66 family insertion sequence element accessory protein TnpB (TnpB, as the term is used for proteins encoded by IS66 family insertion elements, is considered an accessory protein, since TnpC, encoded by a neighboring gene, is a DDE family transposase.): MIGSTRQITVYAYRAPVDMRKSFDTLTALVIQGLRRDVMSGDLFVFVSRTRQRAKVLYWDGTGLCLFAKRLAKGYFAAPWTRAGDGPLVLTTSELALLLEGSDLIARMPLSPPAYAPTNRVLRWG; encoded by the coding sequence GTGATTGGCTCGACGCGGCAGATCACGGTCTATGCCTACCGGGCTCCGGTCGACATGCGCAAGTCCTTCGACACGCTCACCGCGCTCGTCATCCAGGGCCTACGACGCGACGTGATGTCGGGTGACCTCTTCGTCTTCGTGAGCCGCACGCGGCAGCGGGCCAAGGTCCTGTACTGGGATGGCACGGGGCTCTGTCTTTTCGCGAAGCGCCTCGCGAAAGGGTACTTCGCCGCGCCGTGGACGCGGGCCGGGGACGGCCCGCTCGTGCTCACCACGAGCGAGCTCGCGCTCCTGCTCGAAGGCAGCGATCTGATCGCGCGCATGCCGCTCTCGCCTCCCGCATATGCGCCCACCAATCGGGTGCTGCGCTGGGGCTAA
- a CDS encoding helix-turn-helix domain-containing protein encodes MPRRTEPKPLCLKVGARIRELRTERGMSLQDLAEAGAMSKGHLSSIEQGLAAITIETVERIAAALGVSPFCVITFPADDELDRIADLARKLPKGERRKLRKELEGRTTHEPPT; translated from the coding sequence GTGCCGAGACGAACCGAACCCAAGCCGCTCTGCCTGAAAGTTGGCGCTCGTATCCGCGAACTGCGGACCGAGCGTGGCATGTCCTTGCAGGATCTCGCCGAAGCTGGCGCCATGTCAAAAGGCCACCTGTCGAGCATCGAGCAAGGTCTCGCGGCGATCACCATCGAGACCGTCGAACGCATCGCAGCCGCGCTCGGCGTGTCCCCGTTTTGTGTGATCACCTTCCCGGCAGACGATGAGCTGGATCGTATCGCCGACCTTGCCCGGAAGCTGCCGAAGGGCGAGCGCCGGAAGCTTCGGAAGGAACTCGAAGGACGCACGACGCACGAGCCCCCAACGTAG
- a CDS encoding PEGA domain-containing protein, with the protein MRSLGVALVVLLGLTTTALADEPREASPVPPDALEDAAKKARFTSYVIDGDRARAAGRATAAARAYSAALDVRHDPLIAGRLGVILVQLGKPVDAADLLLDAIQRATNATKEERQGFLKAYDAARAEMTWVDVTISHAGTKLTLDGEPRNREGFSALSMFVAPGEHELRARLDGYEDAVETFTARKGQEMRVTLTLRALPEPLPPPLKLRRERPRKPDLSSLDEPPEEEPPREPIIGGVIGEQKRSGVRGSVSGGPIVVFGVASWSPAVGAMIAGSLRPNDYVSLGLEARAAWLTSGVEGRPINAMTAGGLASVCGHWRWLFGCALGHLGVINIEGSEGSYMRESYANLLPGLGARFGARLELTRSFSMQAGVDIVGLTRGLKIVAGQTVLVEQPPVLAGAHLVGGWEF; encoded by the coding sequence ATGCGATCCCTAGGTGTCGCGCTCGTCGTCCTTCTCGGCCTAACGACCACCGCGCTCGCCGACGAACCGCGCGAGGCATCACCCGTGCCGCCGGACGCGCTCGAAGACGCGGCGAAGAAGGCACGCTTCACCTCGTACGTGATCGACGGGGATCGTGCGCGCGCTGCGGGACGAGCGACGGCCGCGGCGCGCGCGTACTCCGCCGCGCTCGACGTCCGCCACGATCCGCTGATCGCCGGCCGCCTCGGTGTGATCCTCGTGCAGCTCGGGAAGCCCGTAGATGCCGCGGATCTGCTGCTTGACGCGATCCAACGCGCGACGAACGCGACGAAGGAGGAACGTCAGGGCTTCTTGAAGGCGTACGACGCGGCGCGCGCGGAGATGACGTGGGTCGATGTCACGATCTCGCACGCGGGGACCAAGCTCACGCTCGACGGGGAGCCGAGGAACCGCGAGGGGTTCTCGGCCTTGTCCATGTTCGTCGCGCCCGGCGAGCACGAGCTGCGGGCGCGTCTCGATGGCTACGAGGACGCCGTGGAGACGTTCACGGCGCGGAAGGGGCAGGAGATGCGCGTCACGTTGACGTTGCGCGCGTTGCCTGAACCGCTCCCGCCTCCGTTGAAGCTGCGGCGCGAGAGACCGCGGAAGCCCGACTTGTCGTCGCTCGACGAGCCGCCGGAGGAGGAACCGCCGCGGGAGCCGATCATCGGGGGCGTGATCGGGGAGCAGAAGAGGTCCGGGGTGCGCGGGTCGGTGAGTGGCGGACCGATCGTCGTGTTCGGTGTCGCTTCATGGTCGCCTGCGGTGGGCGCGATGATCGCCGGAAGTTTGAGGCCAAACGACTACGTGTCCCTCGGGCTCGAGGCCCGCGCTGCGTGGCTCACGTCGGGCGTGGAGGGGCGGCCGATCAACGCGATGACGGCGGGGGGGCTTGCGAGCGTGTGCGGGCACTGGCGCTGGCTGTTCGGTTGTGCCCTCGGCCACCTGGGGGTGATCAACATCGAGGGGTCCGAAGGGAGCTACATGCGCGAGTCCTACGCCAACCTGCTGCCGGGATTAGGCGCGCGGTTCGGGGCGCGATTGGAGCTGACGCGTTCTTTCTCGATGCAGGCGGGGGTAGACATCGTGGGGCTTACGCGCGGGCTAAAAATTGTCGCAGGGCAAACGGTTCTTGTCGAGCAGCCTCCGGTGTTGGCAGGCGCTCATTTGGTCGGCGGGTGGGAGTTTTAA
- a CDS encoding suppressor of fused domain protein has product MLVPRHVYGAPPCEGRPHWVLHTLGACLLVLAGRRGEERRFEFVMSLPADWIPSERWPAYMLRRASSAILAVGSAPDEGGVVFNSAEVDHGSPHVFALLVAPSRQLGERAHVRTRSRSSVEVYAMYPLTFDQWQLHQGGHLDIATVPEIIEHWREMLR; this is encoded by the coding sequence ATGCTCGTCCCGAGGCACGTCTACGGCGCTCCGCCATGCGAGGGACGTCCGCATTGGGTTCTGCATACCTTGGGCGCATGCCTCTTGGTCCTGGCGGGGCGCAGGGGAGAGGAGCGACGCTTCGAATTCGTGATGTCACTGCCTGCGGATTGGATTCCGAGCGAAAGATGGCCGGCCTACATGCTCCGGCGGGCATCGAGCGCGATCCTCGCCGTGGGCTCTGCGCCGGACGAGGGCGGCGTGGTCTTCAACTCGGCAGAGGTCGACCATGGTTCGCCGCATGTGTTCGCGCTTCTCGTCGCGCCTTCGCGCCAGCTCGGAGAGCGTGCGCATGTCCGCACACGGTCGCGCAGCTCGGTCGAGGTCTATGCGATGTATCCGCTCACCTTCGACCAGTGGCAGCTCCATCAGGGAGGGCACCTCGACATCGCCACGGTCCCAGAGATCATCGAGCACTGGCGAGAAATGCTTAGGTAG
- the drmD gene encoding DISARM system SNF2-like helicase DrmD, which translates to MLELFSGKTAIRPNPSPDDPRTFAAYLHALRWGCVTSTDPTLFQAPLRAGIVPKSYQLEPLRKALALPRVNLFIADDVGLGKTIEAGLVLQELLLRQRVHRVVIAAPASVVLQWRDELGQRFGLAFAVLDKAYVNARRRERGFGVNPWTTHRHFLISHNLLRDEDYLIGLRDWLGDFCPGSLFILDEAHVAAPASESKYAIDSQTTRAVRDIARRFEHRLFLSATPHNGHSNSFSALLEILDPQRFTRGVPPKNANALKPVMVRRLKGELRKHIGSQIPEREVRQIDLGNLPPDTPEILLSEKLAEYTEILERRLAAASNRAKAAGKLVTIALQKRLLSSVEAFARTLSVHRKSAAKSLLASAAKAPAAVQTSLFESDEDLTDEVIAELEDVAVARATQEGAAASDDARAQVLLDEMSEIAERARGLSDAKIRWLVGWIRENQCPKVKGKATWLPRRMLIFTEYVDTKNYLVRELEAAIAGTDLAEERILTLHGGMDEEARERVKQAFNDASHPVRILIGTDAAREGVNLQAQCADLFHFDLPWNPGRMEQRNGRIDRMLQPEKVVRCHYFVYPQRPEDAVLAALVKKTERIRKQLGSLADVVERRLENSLKDGIRRSRALELAKTITEVVPEEGRDPVVEEELEQARDKEIVAQLEELQKLDQKATEHLDLKPERLRDVVNVGLRLASLPPLTERKAATGSYDVPPLDKLAGTDATWRDIMDTLRAPRTRKLPEWEWRAKNPPRPVSFEPSTTLASETVQLHLQHKLTQRVLAQFRAQAFGEDRLSRVTVAVDATHRRNRVLALGRLSLYGVGASRLHEEILVVAAYWSEGDDPSRLKAFETAEAEERALESLFGVLGKENQLKVADHVVEKLMQSAPKDEDALWETLKSKALRRIFWAEEKLRVRGRAEAAEMERILLAQKTLIGKELVDRKQLTLPWATDEEEQKHQFEADTRHMEKRAAELDKELEREPQRIREQYEVRHHRLERVGLVYLWPATS; encoded by the coding sequence GTGCTAGAACTGTTCTCGGGGAAAACCGCGATCCGGCCGAACCCCAGCCCCGACGACCCCCGGACCTTCGCGGCCTACCTCCACGCGCTGCGCTGGGGGTGCGTGACCTCCACCGATCCCACGCTTTTCCAGGCGCCGCTTCGCGCGGGCATCGTCCCGAAGAGCTACCAGCTCGAGCCGCTGCGCAAGGCCCTCGCGCTCCCGCGGGTGAACCTGTTCATCGCGGATGACGTCGGCCTCGGCAAGACCATCGAGGCGGGCCTCGTGCTTCAGGAGCTCTTGCTCCGCCAGCGTGTCCACCGCGTCGTCATCGCGGCGCCCGCATCGGTCGTCCTGCAGTGGCGTGACGAGCTCGGCCAGCGCTTCGGGCTCGCGTTTGCCGTCCTCGACAAGGCGTACGTGAACGCCCGGCGCCGCGAGCGTGGCTTCGGCGTGAACCCGTGGACCACGCACCGGCATTTCCTGATCAGCCACAATCTCCTGCGTGACGAGGACTATCTCATCGGGCTTCGCGACTGGCTCGGCGACTTCTGCCCGGGCAGCCTCTTCATCCTCGACGAGGCGCACGTCGCGGCGCCCGCGTCCGAGAGCAAGTATGCGATCGACTCGCAGACGACGCGCGCGGTCCGCGACATCGCCCGGCGCTTCGAGCATCGCCTGTTTCTCTCGGCCACGCCGCACAATGGGCACTCGAACTCGTTCTCGGCGCTCCTCGAGATCCTCGACCCGCAGCGCTTCACGCGTGGCGTGCCCCCGAAAAACGCGAATGCGCTCAAGCCCGTGATGGTGCGGCGGCTCAAGGGGGAGTTGCGCAAGCACATCGGCTCGCAGATCCCCGAGCGTGAGGTGCGTCAGATCGATCTCGGTAATCTCCCGCCGGATACGCCCGAGATCCTCCTGTCCGAGAAGCTCGCCGAGTACACCGAGATCCTCGAACGACGTCTCGCCGCGGCGAGCAACCGGGCGAAGGCCGCCGGCAAGCTCGTCACCATTGCCCTCCAGAAGCGGCTCTTGTCGTCCGTCGAGGCGTTCGCCCGGACGCTCTCCGTGCACCGGAAGAGCGCGGCCAAGTCCCTCCTCGCCAGCGCGGCGAAGGCTCCGGCTGCCGTGCAAACGTCCCTCTTCGAGAGCGACGAGGACCTCACGGACGAGGTGATCGCCGAGCTCGAAGACGTCGCCGTGGCCCGGGCGACGCAGGAAGGGGCCGCGGCTTCCGATGATGCGCGCGCTCAGGTCTTGCTCGACGAGATGTCGGAGATCGCCGAGCGCGCGCGGGGGCTCTCGGATGCGAAGATTCGCTGGCTCGTCGGCTGGATTCGCGAGAATCAATGCCCCAAGGTCAAGGGGAAGGCCACCTGGCTCCCGCGTCGCATGCTCATCTTCACCGAGTATGTCGACACGAAGAATTACCTCGTCCGCGAGCTCGAAGCGGCGATCGCCGGGACCGACCTCGCCGAGGAGCGGATCTTGACGCTCCACGGTGGAATGGACGAGGAGGCGCGCGAGCGGGTAAAGCAGGCGTTCAACGATGCCTCGCATCCGGTGCGGATCCTGATCGGCACCGACGCCGCGCGCGAAGGCGTGAACCTCCAGGCGCAATGTGCGGACCTGTTCCATTTCGATTTGCCGTGGAACCCGGGCCGGATGGAGCAGCGCAACGGCCGCATCGACCGCATGCTCCAGCCGGAGAAGGTCGTGCGGTGCCATTACTTCGTTTACCCGCAGCGGCCCGAGGACGCCGTGCTCGCGGCGCTCGTCAAGAAGACGGAGCGCATTCGCAAGCAGCTCGGGTCTCTCGCCGACGTCGTCGAGCGTCGCCTGGAAAACAGCCTGAAGGACGGGATCAGGCGCTCGCGGGCCTTGGAGCTCGCGAAGACGATCACCGAGGTCGTCCCCGAGGAGGGGCGTGATCCCGTCGTCGAGGAGGAGCTCGAGCAGGCCCGCGACAAGGAGATCGTCGCGCAACTCGAAGAGCTACAGAAGCTCGATCAGAAGGCCACGGAGCACCTCGATCTGAAGCCCGAACGGCTGCGGGACGTGGTGAACGTGGGCTTGCGCCTCGCGAGCTTGCCGCCGCTCACCGAGAGGAAGGCGGCCACCGGCAGCTACGACGTGCCGCCGCTCGACAAGCTCGCCGGTACGGATGCGACGTGGCGGGACATCATGGATACCCTTCGGGCGCCGCGCACGCGCAAGCTGCCCGAGTGGGAGTGGCGGGCGAAGAATCCCCCGCGGCCCGTGAGCTTCGAGCCTTCCACGACGCTCGCGTCCGAGACCGTGCAACTCCACCTCCAGCACAAGCTCACGCAGCGCGTCCTCGCCCAGTTCCGGGCGCAGGCGTTCGGGGAGGATCGGCTCTCGCGCGTGACCGTAGCCGTCGATGCGACGCACCGGCGCAATCGCGTGCTCGCGCTCGGGCGGCTCTCGCTGTATGGCGTGGGCGCGTCGCGCCTCCACGAGGAGATCCTGGTCGTCGCGGCGTACTGGTCGGAGGGGGACGATCCTTCCCGGCTCAAGGCATTCGAGACGGCCGAGGCCGAGGAGCGCGCGCTCGAGTCGCTGTTCGGTGTCCTCGGAAAGGAAAATCAGCTTAAGGTCGCGGACCACGTCGTCGAGAAGCTCATGCAATCGGCGCCGAAGGACGAGGATGCCCTCTGGGAGACGCTGAAATCGAAGGCTCTGCGGCGTATCTTCTGGGCCGAGGAGAAGCTGCGCGTGCGGGGGCGCGCCGAGGCCGCGGAGATGGAGCGGATCCTGCTCGCGCAGAAGACCCTGATCGGCAAGGAGCTCGTGGACCGGAAGCAGCTCACGCTGCCGTGGGCGACGGACGAGGAAGAGCAGAAGCACCAGTTCGAGGCGGATACGCGCCACATGGAGAAGCGCGCCGCGGAGCTCGACAAGGAGCTCGAGCGGGAGCCGCAGCGGATTCGGGAGCAGTACGAGGTGAGGCACCACCGGCTGGAGCGGGTGGGGCTCGTGTATCTGTGGCCGGCGACGTCGTGA
- a CDS encoding helix-turn-helix domain-containing protein, which produces MRHHQQAAAIRAELEHLEDRGRGRAYPEHVRRLAVTYFRSRRDAGITIAEIGAELGIPWRTVYAWATRNQGHELSTADFAPVEILDAPAIRPPGPFVVEHRSGVRIEGLDLDSLVELLRRLS; this is translated from the coding sequence ATGCGGCATCATCAGCAAGCGGCGGCCATTCGCGCCGAGCTCGAGCATCTCGAGGACCGAGGACGAGGCAGGGCGTACCCGGAGCACGTACGTCGGCTCGCGGTTACCTATTTTCGATCGCGCCGCGACGCCGGTATCACGATAGCGGAGATCGGCGCCGAGCTCGGCATTCCATGGCGGACCGTGTATGCCTGGGCGACGAGGAACCAAGGCCACGAGCTCTCGACCGCGGACTTTGCTCCCGTCGAGATCCTCGACGCTCCGGCCATCCGCCCCCCCGGGCCTTTCGTCGTCGAACATCGCTCGGGAGTTCGAATCGAGGGGCTCGATCTCGATTCGCTCGTCGAGCTTCTGCGGAGGCTGTCGTGA